In the genome of Bradyrhizobium sp. CB3481, the window GATCGTGGTGAGCGGATTTTCCTGCGCTTCCACGGTGCCGTTCTGTAGCGCCAGATAGACTTCCGCAAAGGCGATCGGCGCGGTGTTGGCGCCGCAGGCGCGCGGCATCGCCAGATAGGCCGGCACGTCAGGCACGCGGATCTTGAGCCCCTTCATGTCGGCGCAGGTCTTGATCGGCTTGTTCGATGACGTCTGGCGCACGCCGTAATAGGTCACGGCCAGGATGCGGTGGCCCGTCTTGTCCTCATAGCCCTTCGCAAGCTCCTTGAAGACGTCGCTCTTGGTATAAGCCAGGAGGTGATCGGCGTCGCGGAAGGTGTAGGGATAATAGGTCACGCCGATCGGCGGAAAGCTTTTGGCCGCAAAGCTCGAGCCGGAAATGATCATGTCGACCGAGCCGAGCGAAAGCCCCTGGTTGATGTCGGTTTCCTTGCCGAGTTGCGAGGCCGGATAGACATCGATCTGGTAGCGCCCGTTGGTGCGCTTGTTGATTTCGCCGGCGGCCCAGACCGAGGCGGTGTGGAACGGCTCCGAGGTTTCGTACACATGCGCCCATTTCAGCTTGGTCTGCGCCATGCTAGAGGTGGTCGCGGCCAGAAGCGCAGCGGATGCCGCGAAAGCAATCGTCAATTTCTTCAACATTTGAATTTCCTTCCCTTGTTCTAAATTGCTTTTGTTACTCAACCGGCCCGGCACTTCGCCGAGCCGCTCGAATTCCTCTCTCAGCCGCTCCTCGTAGATGGGCGGGCGGTTGAAGCCTGTGTTCCAAAGTTTTGCGCGAAGCGGGCCTGCGAGCGCGCCAGATGCTCGCGCATCGCCTCGCGCGCCTTATCCGGATCGTGGGCCGCGATGGCATCGCGGATCGCGCGATGCTCTGCCAGGGCGGCATTCCAGGATTGCGGATTCTCGAAATAGTGCGCCAACTTGGCGAAGTAGGGATTGAGCCGCTGGTCGAACAATTCGCCGACGACGCGCACCAGCACGGCGTTGTCGAGACAGCCGGCGACTGCGACATGGAATGCGCGGTCGTGAACCATCGAGGCTTCGCCCGGGTGTTGCACGGTCGCCATCGCCTCCAGCGAAGCGTCGATGCGCGCGATGTCTTCGGGCGTCGCCACCTTCGCGGCCTGCTCGGCAATGGCGCCTTCGAGGAATTCGCGGGCGCGCAACAGTTCGAACGGGCCTTCGATCTCGCTTGCTGCCGGCAGCATTGGCGCAAGGGGCGGTGGTTCGCAGACATAAATGCCGGAGCCGACGCGAATGCGCACCCTGCCCTCGACTTCAAGCGCGATCAGGGCCTCGCGCACGGTCGGCCGCGATACTTTGAGCTGTTCGGCAAGGTCACGTTCGGTCGGGAGACGGCTGCCCACGCCATATTCGCCGCTGTCGATCAACGCGCGGAGCTGATCGGCAACCTGACGATAAAGGCGTCGTGCTTCCACGGCTTCGAGCGGCACGCTCGGCTCTCCCTGACGATCCCGTGAATCGATTTTTCTTGCTTGGTCGGGGCAAGGCCAATAAATCCGGAACATTGGCCTTACCAATTGACCAGAAATTGATGGATTGAGTCCGCCATGTCAAGCGAAACGGCAAAAAACCCGCCTTCCAGCCCGAAAAACGGTGATTTGCGCCTGTCCAAGTCCAATCTCGACAAACTGCCCGGCCAGATTCGCCGGCCGGCCTATGACCGCTCGCGGGTCACACCGGGTATCGTTCACCTCGGCATCGGTGCGTTTCATCGGGCGCATCAGGCGGTGGTGATCGACGACCTCATCGCCGGCGGCGCGACCGAATGGGGAATCGTCGGCGCCAGCCTGCGCAGTCCGGACACGCGCGACGCGCTCGCGCCGCAGGATGGGCTTTACACGCTCGCGGTCCGCTCCGGCGAAGGCACGGATCACCGCATTATCGGCTCGGTCCTCGCCACCGAAGTCGCTAAGGAGAAGCCGGAATACTTGATTGCGCGTCTCGCCAATCCAGCGACGCGCATCGTCTCGCTGACGGTCACCGAGAAGGGCTATTGCCATACGCCGCAGACCGGCGACCTCGACGAAGCGCATCCCGACATCGTTCATGACCTGCAGAATCCCGGCACGCCACGCTCGGCGATCGGATTTCTCGTTGCCGCACTCGCGCGCCGGCGGATCGCCGGCGAGCCGCCTTTCACGGTTCTATCCTGCGACAACCTCTCCGCCAATGGCCACACGGTCGGACGCATCGTGACGCAGTTCGCGGGTTTGCGCTCGCGCAACCTAGCCAAATGGATCGAGGCCGAGGTCGCCTTCCCTTCGACGATGGTGGACCGGATCGTGCCCGAGACGACGGATGCGGACCGCGCCGCAGTGTCCTCCGCGCTCGGCATGATCGACGCATGGCCCGTCATCACCGAGCCGTTCACGCAATGGATCGTCGAGGACCGTTTTGTGGCCGGGCGGCCGGATTTCGCGGCCGGCGGCGTGCAACTGGTTTCCAACGTGACGCCGTTCGAGCACATGAAGCTGCGGCTGCTCAACGCCAGCCACTCGGCGCTGGCCTATCTCGGCTATCTCGCGGGCCATGAGACCATCGCGGCCACGATGACCGATGCGCACTTTGCGGCGTTTGCCCGGCAGGTGATGCTGGACGCGGCGCCGACGCTCGCGATGCCCGAGGGCACCGACCTGGCGTCCTATGGCGCGTCGCTGCTGCGGCGTTTCTCAAACCCCGCCCTGCACCACCGCACCTGGCAGATCGCGATGGATGGCTCGCAGAAGCTGCCGCAGCGCCTGCTTGCCACGATGCAGGACCGGCTGCGGCTGGGGCTGCCGATCGAAACCCACGCGCTCGCGGTCGCCGGCTGGATGCGTTACGTCACCGGCACCGACGAACAGGCCCGCGCGATCGACGTGCGCGATCCGCTCGCCGCGAAGCTGAAGGCGATTGCCGAGAGCGCGGGCCCGGTCGCGGACCGGCTTGCGCCGGCGCTGCTGGAGGTCGAGACCATCTTCGGCACGCTGGGTGCCGATCCCCGCATGCGCAGCGCCGTCACCGGGGCACTGACCAATCTCTACGCACTCGGTGCACGTCAGGCCGTGCAGACGTTTCAGGCAGTGTAATCGCTACGGCGACAACAACATCCTGATAAGCTGGTGGCCGGGATCGGCGAGCCCGTCGATGACATCGAAATGATGCCGGCCGGGTTCTTCGACCACGCAGGTTGTCGCGCCAAGCCCGGTCCAGACGTTGGCGAGCAGCGCGTTCTGGCGGACGAATTCCGGGCGCTCGGCGCTGCCTACCCAGCATGTCACGCGGGCATTGTGCATCGGCTCCAGCAATGCGGGGCTTTCTGTCAGCGCCTCGGCCGCATCGATGCGCAGCTCCGTGTTCATCGCGGCCTTCATCAGCGGACGCAGATCATGGACGCCTGATATCGAGACGGTGTGGCTGACGCGCGCGCGGACATTGTCCGGGAGTGGCGACGTCGCCGAGATCATGCGCGTCACCAGATGGCCGCCGGCGGAATGGCCGGTGAGAAACAGTGGGCCCTCGACCATCGCGGCGGCGCGCGCGATGGCCGCGCCGATTTCGCGCGTGATCTCGGCGATGCGCACGTCCGGGCATAACGTGTAGGAGGGCATCGCCACCGCATAGCCGTTTTCGACCGATCCGCGCGCGAGATGCGACCAAAAACTCTTGTCGAGCGCCTTCCAGAATCCACCATGGACGAAGACGACCATGCCCTTCGGCCGGCCTTCCGGGGTGAAGAGATCGAAGCGGTTTCGTTCGCGCTCGCCATAGCTGATGTCGAGCGTCACGCGGCCGCTGGCTTGCAACGCATCGCGATAGGCCTGCGCCGGCTGCACCCACGCGGCCGGCCAGCGGTCGCCGCCTGGAATGTTCGGAGCGTTCGCATAGGCGTCGCTCCAGTCGGAAATCTGATGAAAAATCACTTGGGTATCACTTGGGTTCGGTTTCCATTCGCTTCGGCGGACAGGACTGGGAATGATGTCCGCCGACAGCTAGTCTATACTGAGAAGCGCGCCCTGCGCCCATAAATTTTAAGCTTGAAATAATTGGCATCCGCGCAAATAATTGCGCGCGGGCACGGACCAGGGAACGACATGACCGATTTCACGCGAACGAAATCCCTGTTCGCCATCCCCGATGGCGTGATCTATCTGGACGGCAATTCGCTCGGCCCCCTGCCCGTTGCCGCCGCCGAGCGTGTCGGCCGCATGTTACAGGAGGAATGGGGCAAGCACCTCATCAAGGGCTGGAACGTCGCCGGATGGATGACGCAGCCACGGCATCTCGGCGACCGCATCGGCCGGCTGATCGGCGCCGCCGACGGCACGGTGGTGGTGGGCGATACGCTGTCCATCAAGGTCTACCAGGCGCTGGCCTCGGCGCTCGAACTCAATCCGTCGCGCCGCGTGATCCTGTCGGACACCGGCAACTTTCCTTCCGACCTCTACATAGCCAGCGGCCTGCTCCAATCGCTCGGCCGAGGCTATGAGCTGAAGGTGGTCGCGCCCGAAGAGGTCGAAGCCGCGATCGACGAGACGATCGCGGTGCTGATGCTGACGGAGGTCGACTATCGTACCGGCCGCCTACATGACATGCGCGCGCTGACGCGCAAGGCGCATGCCGCCGGCGCATTGACGATCTGGGATCTGGCGCATTCCGCGGGTGCGCTGCCGGTGGAATTGGAAAGTGCCAAGGCCGATTTCGCGGTCGGCTGCACCTACAAATATCTCAACGCCGGTCCCGGCGCGCCCGCCTTCATCTACGTCGCGCCTGTCCATGCCGATACGGCGCGGCCGGCGCTTTCCGGCTGGATGGGCCATCAGGCGCCGTTTGCCTTCGATCTCGACTACCGCGCCGGTCCAGGCATCGAGCGCATGCGGGTCGGCACGCCCCCGATCATTGCCATGGCCGCGCTCGATGCTGCCCTCGACGTCTGGGACGGCGTCAGCATGGCCGACGTGCGCCATGCATCGATCGCGCTTTCTGACCTGTTCATCCGCGAAGTCGAAGCGCGCTGCCCTGAACTGACGCTGGCTTCGCCGCGTGACGGCACGCGGCGCGGCAGCCAAGTTTCGTTTCGTCACCCGGAGGGCTATGCGATCATGCAGGCGCTGATCGCGCGCGACGTGATCGGCGACTTTCGCGCGCCCGATATGATGCGCTTCGGCTTTACGCCGCTCTATATCGACGAAGCTGAGGTTCGCGCGGCGGTCGACATCATCGCCGACGTCGTGGCCCATCGCCGCTGGGATGGCCCGGAATACCGCAAGAAGGCGCTCGTGACATGACTGGCAAGCCCGACGAGCCCTCGCGCGAGGGAGCCCAGATGTCGTTCGAAGGACGCATGTCCTACAGCGATTATCTGCACCTCGAGCGCCTGCTGGACGCGCAGAAGCCGCTCTCGGATGCGCATGACGAACTCTTATTCATCATCCAGCACCAGACTTCCGAACTCTGGATGAAGCTGGCCATCCACGAAATCCGTTCCGCCATAAGAGCGATCCGCCACGACCAGTTGCAGCCCGCCTTCAAGATGCTGTCGCGCGTCGCCCGGATCTTCGAGCAACTCAATACCGCGTGGGACGTGCTGCGGACCATGACACCCAGCGAATATACCGAGTTTCGCGATCAGCTCGGGCAATCCTCGGGTTTCCAATCCTACCAGTACCGCGCGATCGAATTCCTCGCCGGCAACCGCAACCTGGCGCTGCTGGGACCGCACGCCCACCGCGCCGACATCACCGCAAAGCTCGAGGAAATTCTCGCCGAGCCGGGCCTCTATGACGAGGCGCTACTGCTACTATCGCGCAACGGCTTTGGCATCGGCGAAGACGCCCGCCGAACCGACTGGCGCGTCAAGCGCACGCCGAATGACGAGGTTCTGGCGGCCTGGAAGACCGTCTACGCGGCCCCGGCGAAGCATTGGATGCTCTATGAGCTTGCGGAAAAGCTGGTCGATTTCGAGGACTATTTCCGCCGCTGGCGCTTCAACCACGTCACGACGGTCGAGCGCATCATCGGCCTGAAGCGCGGCACCGGCGGCACCTCTGGCGTCTCCTATTTGCGCAAGATGCTCGAGGTCGAGCTTTTTCCGGAACTCTGGAGGTTGAGAACCGAACTGTAGAGCACAATGATCCTTGGTTAGATGAGTTTAGCCACAGACGCGCTTTACCTCTCCCGCTTGCGGGGAGGTCGGCGCGAAGCGCCGGGTGGGGGCTCTCTCCACTCGGGCAGTATCGCTCGCGGAGACACCCCCAGCCCTCCCCCGCAAGCGGGAGAGGGAGCACACCTTCTTCGTGGCCGTAGTCGAATCTATTTTCATCAGCGCGGCACCACTGCCGTTGCCTCGATCTCGACGCGGGCTTCCTTCTCGACCAGGCGCACCACCTGCACCAGCGCCATCGCCGGATAATGTGCGCCAAAGATTTCGCGATAGGCGCGGCCGAGCTCTTTCAGGCTTGCGAGATATTCCTCGATATCCAGGACATACCAGGTGAGCCGCACGAGGTGCTCGGGCCTGGCGCCGCCGGCGGCCAGAATGTCGGAAATGTTGGCGAGCGTCTGGCGCGCCTGAGCGGCAAAACCCTGAGCCAGACGTTGCTCGGTATCCCAGCCGATCACGCCGCCCGTCACGATA includes:
- a CDS encoding sialic acid TRAP transporter substrate-binding protein SiaP, whose amino-acid sequence is MLKKLTIAFAASAALLAATTSSMAQTKLKWAHVYETSEPFHTASVWAAGEINKRTNGRYQIDVYPASQLGKETDINQGLSLGSVDMIISGSSFAAKSFPPIGVTYYPYTFRDADHLLAYTKSDVFKELAKGYEDKTGHRILAVTYYGVRQTSSNKPIKTCADMKGLKIRVPDVPAYLAMPRACGANTAPIAFAEVYLALQNGTVEAQENPLTTIEAKKFYEVQKHIVLTGHIVDHLNTVVSGALWKKLSEEDRKIFTDVAQEAAAKATAEIKTNEGKLVDFFKQKGLTVTEVNKDEFRDTVLKNVSFESFDYRKADWERIQAVK
- a CDS encoding FadR/GntR family transcriptional regulator, coding for MPLEAVEARRLYRQVADQLRALIDSGEYGVGSRLPTERDLAEQLKVSRPTVREALIALEVEGRVRIRVGSGIYVCEPPPLAPMLPAASEIEGPFELLRAREFLEGAIAEQAAKVATPEDIARIDASLEAMATVQHPGEASMVHDRAFHVAVAGCLDNAVLVRVVGELFDQRLNPYFAKLAHYFENPQSWNAALAEHRAIRDAIAAHDPDKAREAMREHLARSQARFAQNFGTQASTARPSTRSG
- a CDS encoding mannitol dehydrogenase family protein, coding for MSSETAKNPPSSPKNGDLRLSKSNLDKLPGQIRRPAYDRSRVTPGIVHLGIGAFHRAHQAVVIDDLIAGGATEWGIVGASLRSPDTRDALAPQDGLYTLAVRSGEGTDHRIIGSVLATEVAKEKPEYLIARLANPATRIVSLTVTEKGYCHTPQTGDLDEAHPDIVHDLQNPGTPRSAIGFLVAALARRRIAGEPPFTVLSCDNLSANGHTVGRIVTQFAGLRSRNLAKWIEAEVAFPSTMVDRIVPETTDADRAAVSSALGMIDAWPVITEPFTQWIVEDRFVAGRPDFAAGGVQLVSNVTPFEHMKLRLLNASHSALAYLGYLAGHETIAATMTDAHFAAFARQVMLDAAPTLAMPEGTDLASYGASLLRRFSNPALHHRTWQIAMDGSQKLPQRLLATMQDRLRLGLPIETHALAVAGWMRYVTGTDEQARAIDVRDPLAAKLKAIAESAGPVADRLAPALLEVETIFGTLGADPRMRSAVTGALTNLYALGARQAVQTFQAV
- a CDS encoding alpha/beta hydrolase, encoding MIFHQISDWSDAYANAPNIPGGDRWPAAWVQPAQAYRDALQASGRVTLDISYGERERNRFDLFTPEGRPKGMVVFVHGGFWKALDKSFWSHLARGSVENGYAVAMPSYTLCPDVRIAEITREIGAAIARAAAMVEGPLFLTGHSAGGHLVTRMISATSPLPDNVRARVSHTVSISGVHDLRPLMKAAMNTELRIDAAEALTESPALLEPMHNARVTCWVGSAERPEFVRQNALLANVWTGLGATTCVVEEPGRHHFDVIDGLADPGHQLIRMLLSP
- the kynU gene encoding kynureninase yields the protein MTDFTRTKSLFAIPDGVIYLDGNSLGPLPVAAAERVGRMLQEEWGKHLIKGWNVAGWMTQPRHLGDRIGRLIGAADGTVVVGDTLSIKVYQALASALELNPSRRVILSDTGNFPSDLYIASGLLQSLGRGYELKVVAPEEVEAAIDETIAVLMLTEVDYRTGRLHDMRALTRKAHAAGALTIWDLAHSAGALPVELESAKADFAVGCTYKYLNAGPGAPAFIYVAPVHADTARPALSGWMGHQAPFAFDLDYRAGPGIERMRVGTPPIIAMAALDAALDVWDGVSMADVRHASIALSDLFIREVEARCPELTLASPRDGTRRGSQVSFRHPEGYAIMQALIARDVIGDFRAPDMMRFGFTPLYIDEAEVRAAVDIIADVVAHRRWDGPEYRKKALVT
- the kynA gene encoding tryptophan 2,3-dioxygenase, whose amino-acid sequence is MTGKPDEPSREGAQMSFEGRMSYSDYLHLERLLDAQKPLSDAHDELLFIIQHQTSELWMKLAIHEIRSAIRAIRHDQLQPAFKMLSRVARIFEQLNTAWDVLRTMTPSEYTEFRDQLGQSSGFQSYQYRAIEFLAGNRNLALLGPHAHRADITAKLEEILAEPGLYDEALLLLSRNGFGIGEDARRTDWRVKRTPNDEVLAAWKTVYAAPAKHWMLYELAEKLVDFEDYFRRWRFNHVTTVERIIGLKRGTGGTSGVSYLRKMLEVELFPELWRLRTEL
- a CDS encoding RidA family protein, translated to MNVPKGPTLSVVPHPKTDVSSGPQVLQPSGWPMPKGYANGMAADGRIIVTGGVIGWDTEQRLAQGFAAQARQTLANISDILAAGGARPEHLVRLTWYVLDIEEYLASLKELGRAYREIFGAHYPAMALVQVVRLVEKEARVEIEATAVVPR